tcacgtcaactgcgtgctcatgaagagaactacccagttcatgatctcgagcttgccgcagttattcatgcactgaaagaatggtgacaataccttgtcggtgatcgctgtgaaatctacaccgaccatcaaagtctgaagtacttgttcactcaaccggagctgaatctacgtcaacaaagatggatggagcgtatagcagattttgactgtagtatatcatatacccctggcaaggctaacgtaatggctgatgccttgagtcgcaagtcatactgcaaccacctccaggttcataaggttcacgatcgtctgcaagaggaattccgtaagctgaacctccatattgttcctcagggttacattGTTCCCCcacctgaagagtgtcaaaagatgaaccttcgtgttattAATCAGTGTTCCCtctgtaacctagtggttgaaccagatcttgtgagctccataaagaatctgcaaggctttgacgatgatgtcgacgggattaagagctatattgcgaagggtaaaccctcctttttcactgttgctgaagatggcgccctgtatttcaagggtcgcctattcgtcccaaataagaaggaaaatctcaggatgaccgggaaggtgatgaaagaagctcatgacacaccattgtccattcacccgggtagtaccaagatgtaccaagacatccggcaaagattctcgtggcccaatatgaaacaagacattgcatgctatgtggcagaatgtgatatatgccagcgtatcaaagcagagcatcaaaagcccgctggaactctgcaacctatctctattcctaagtggaaatgggaccatgttgaaatggaatttgtcactgggtttcccagatctcagaaaggtaatgatgctattcttgtcgtcattgatcgactgtccaaagttgcacatttcctggccgtcaaagaaacaattaatgctagtcaactggcagatctttatatgtcaagggttgtttcacttcacggtattccgttggtaatcagcttggaccgtggcagcttgttcacttcaaaattctgggaaagttttcagaaggctatggggactcatatgtccttcagcactgcatttcaccctcaatcccagggacaagttgaacgagtcaaccaaattctcgaggacatgcttcgagcttgtgccaTTTATtttggtaagaaatgggaggaatctctcccgtatgccgagttctcttacaacaatggctatcaagctagtctaaagatcgcccctttcgaagtattgtatggacgaaggtgtcgaactcctgtgaattggtcagaaactggggaacgatcactcttcggtccggatattattcaacatgccgaagatcaagtccgcattattcatgagaatctgaaggctgctcagtctcgtcagaagagtcagtatgaccgtcatcatcgagatatggtctatcaacctggcgaaaaggcttatcttcgtgtcacaccaatgagaggtgcacatcgtttcgggatcaagggcaagttagatcctcgctatattggtcctttcgctgttctcgaaaggcgtggaagagtggcttatcaattggaactgccggcgaaactttctcaggttcacaatgtcttccacgtttctcagctccgtcgctgcttcaaggatcctattcgagcagtggatcatggtatgcttgagctgcaacaagatctctcttataaagagcatctgaTCCGCATTCTCGACTAAGCTGAACGTaaaactcgtcgcaaagtcaccaagttcctcaaggtgcagtggtcaaatcattctgaagatgaagccacttgggaacgcgaggatcatcttcgtgatgaataccccgggctctttccttctacctcttaattctcgggacgagaattcttgttagtaggggagaattgtgacatcctcgacttttgctacagtgatgattgtaattaagcgacagtgatcccgcgctaatgatgccacgtcatcgttaattatatcaatgatctcgtgttggttgaaaccgaatcaaagtccgaaacttaaaattaaagtcggacgacaaaagattttatgttgttgaaataaaaacgtcggggagttataaaaattccctagcaGATTATAATATTAAATCGGACACTTTAGGAATTATTGGtaaaccctatatatttaaaagtggagctttgaataaaataaataaaagaaatatagtaaatggaaaataaataaataaaagaacgtATTAAAAATgtatataataaattgtaaaagaaagtaaacAAGATTTaataatgaaaataataataaaaaggattagaaatgataaaaaaggaaaaggatccccgtggcccaactgggccaaaagtggcccagccaggccatccccattcggcccacccctccgtggggtataAATCCCCAAGAGGGGCAACCCTAGCGACTGACCCCCCCctccagctccctggctgccgccgccagctCTCCCTCCCGCTCGCCTCAACCACCCCGCGAGACCCCCTCCCAGCCGAAGCCCCCACGCCACCAACCGCCCCCCCGTCCCACCTACCACTCCCCACGCAATCCGGCCTCTACTCCCGATCCACCCCCTTCCCCCTCATCCTCCCTGGAGGCCGACCGACATCCATCCGCCGTCGACCCCTCCCTCCTCTCAGCCTCCCACCTCACCTCCCGGCTCCTAGATCGAGCCCCACCTACCCTCCCGAGCCCTTCCCTACCGAGAGCCCCCAGCCCCTCACTCTCCCGCAGCCTCCTCCCCTCGGCTCCTTTCCCTCCCAGAGACCCCCATCGATCCCCCCGTCggccccacttcctccctccggCGACCGAGCCCTCCCGGTTTCCTCGTCGGCCGAGGCCCCCCTGGTCACCCCGtcgaccgagcccctccccgtcgcgccagccccttcctcccgctcggtccaggagggatcaGGCAGggaggcccctcctcctcctcatgccGGTCAGCCCCCTCCGGGAGGCctctccggcgaccgtcctcaccggcaccaccaccaccgtcaccaccgtcactgcctcgtcctcctcctcgccgtcacctccgcctcccgagaactccggcttcaccgggccctctcgtcaacgtcggtgagcccctcctcaggctcctcccaccatctccttcctcgtGCCGTCCTGGTTCCGTTTCGGCAAACGGCGCTCCGATCCGACGTCGTTAGGTTCGCGTAGGTGATGTTGagcctctgttaacagagaggttGGAGTTGtgagaagaaaagagagaaataaaaataaatgatgtattgcgtatgtatgtatgtatgtattagatgtcgtacgtattttgtatgtatgagatgcacatatgtatgtatttatgtatgtgggTATGTGGAGAAATACGTGATGTTTTATTTGCGTAAAAAACAggtatgtggcctaagccacttaccggtggggccaattcaccccgctgtctatgacagggaggccccacaacctATGTTAAAGAAAAGTggaaatgaaaatataaaaatataaaaataaaattaatatttttaattaaataaataaataaatatattatttaattaattatttgggcaattagaataattagagtatgacacgtgggtcgcccactaaattaatctgattaattaatatttaattttaattaaaacttgtgcctatgacgttcgggacccactggctagttgaccagtcaactgctgatgtcagcatgacatcatgctggtgtcataatagattttaatttaattaattaaatctgtttttaattcctaattgttgaataaaactttaaaaattaatataaaataatccgtaagtcatatcaaaatatttttaacatgaaagttgatcagcagaacgagacgaaccaggatacacggtccattcgtctctcacgcgtccctagcatagcaaacatggaacttttccatcgtttccagtctgaccggtagtagcccgagacccggaaaatattgtcagatattcttccgacccgtctatgacggatgttgctgcgttagctcatgtctagcctgcatcttgccatgtcatgcattgtgttgcaccgttgctattatttattgtttcttccccctctttttaccggtagaccccgagactgacgctactgctgggtacatctacgaccctgccgatcagtcctttgccacagagcagcaaggcaagaaaaccccccttgatcattcctatatcgcctatgtctttcttcctactgcttgcattagtatttttctactgttgtagttagctcctatatctgatgcatagcctattttttatgaactgctactttcaacaCTGTACTTTaacctgtttagtataggtggagcagtcttcccctctgaccccgtagtccagttgccccgcttgttttcaaatctcgatccttgatcgacgagccagacccgacacatcacatacaccccccttagttgtacgacgctacagagatactatcaggtaccgagggtgacacctcgctaagtactcctgatgatatctctgtagtatagctagtcggtcgtggttatcgagggtgattcctatttcaccattcctgacgatgcctctgtcgtgcaacccctcaagtgtgggacccccgagggtgattcctctaagcccaccttgacggatacatcgttcggaatccaacgagggtaatacctcagattcccccgatgttacaaccacacagttactcgaccatgttacttggatcattggtgattagttgtgaaGACGGGTGGtttcccgtgagattgtgtcgatggcctaattaaaatgttaatggatttgggtatttgatatgggttggtcggagaccttttcgcactaaccggctacgtgggaagaattatgggtactcgtggTCGCGGTGTCAGCCGAAGCTTTCCAGATGTTAgcaacgtagtggcgcgcgcccgagtggtcccgagatgcatcgcgcttgtgattaagggatgctaggactgacgtcggccgccctcgcatcgtgcaggagcgcgaaggggaactgggcccgtgaaccctttgcgcttaggatttagaccggcgggccggcctctctgattagtcttaggtggggctgcgacgtgtcgatattccgaggccgggcaggacccagaaaagtgtgtccggccagagtgttatcgagcgtgacggtacaggtggtgcacccctgcagggatgaaaattaatgattcggatagccgtgtccacggttacaggacgacttggagttgtgccctgatcttatacaacgacaaatgttacttaactggaattaattgccttgggattgcttcctcgtagggagtcgagggaggatctctgggcgtgacctcactttaatattgctgcaacaatatgactattaatttgtgttaccttgctcttttctcgtctattgctgcaagaccctgaagatgctagtctttgataggactaggccttctctctctatttctcgcattgctgcagtcagtccgcaTATaacaaccccccttctttgataccgatgcatacttaaaatagttctgacgtaagacttgcgagtactttggatgagtactcaccgctgctttgctcccccttgttcccttgatccgtttgctacgaccagatgatggagcccaggagatggacgtCCCCACCGACGACGAcagctaccccgatggtgcctactactacgtggaggccgctgatgaccaggagtagttaggaggctcccaggcaggaggcctcgcctcgttcgatcattgtatctgtTGTGCtacccttctctaaggcaccccatgtttatgtctgtactcagatattgttgcttccgctgactcgtgtgtttatcgagcttccgtattctagccctcgaggcccctggcttgtaatatgaagctgatattgttttatttgtgtctagagttgtgttgtgatatcttcccgtgagtccttgggtttgatcgtacgcattgcgTATATGATTAGCGTACCATTAAACTGAGGGCGTcacaactctaatttgcatgatttgaatggaaataacccgtactaacgttgttttcagcagaattgccatggtgttgttttttgcgtagaaataaaagttctcggaatgacctgaaaatttacggagaatttttgtggaatatatgaaaatactggtgcaagaatcagcggaggaagtggtgctatgagcccacaagcccaccaggcgcgccccctgggcgcgcctggcaggcttgtggggcccacaacgctccaccgcctccaaatccagctctatttagcccgtttcgtccgaaaaaaaaatcaaggagaagagttcatcgtgttttacgatacggaggcaccaccacctcctgtttttcatctcgagggcagatttggagtccgttctgggctccggagaggggaaatcgtcgccatcgtcatcatcaaccttccttcatcgccaattccatgatgctcttcactgttcgtgagtaatctcatcgtaggcttgttggacggtgatgggttggatgagatctatcatgtaatcgagttagttttgacggggattgatccctaatatccactatattctgagattgatgttgctactactttgccatgcttaatgcttctcactagggcccgagtgccatgatttcagatctgaacctattatgttgtcgccaatatatgtgtgttcttgatcctatcttgcaagttgtagtcacctactatgtgttatgacccggcaaccccggagtgacaatagccggaaccactcccggagatgaccatagtatgaggagttcatctattcaccaagtgttaatgcgttggtccggttctttattaaaaggagaaccttaatatcccgtagtttccattaggaccccactgccacgggagggatggacaatagatgtcatgcaagttcttttccctaagcacgtatgactacatacggaatacatgcctacattagattgacgaactggagctagttacttatctccccgtgttataattgttgcatgatgaatagcatcctgcataatcatccatcaccgatccaatgcctacgagtcttttcctactggtccttgctacgttactttgctgctactattgtcactttgttgctactgctgtcactttgctgctactggttattggtgctactgttgctatcatactaccttgctactgatactttgctgcatatactaaatctttcaggtgtggttgaattgacaactcaactgctaatacttgagaatattctttggcttccccttgagtcgaatcaataaatttgggttgaatactctaccctcaaaaactgttgcggtcccctatacttgtgggttatcacttgtctattttggaaatgcacgtaaatttaaccgtaCCTTCTAAAGCGTGACGGAGGTAGTAGCTAGTATCATAaccttgggactagcaaacatgatgACGTGACACATAATTAAAGAAGAAAGAGAGAGTTAGAGTAACATAAGTAGATATCGTACCATGTTAAATGATATGCTACTTGTGTTatacatgtcaataaatgagaccATCTATGCTACTcccccgtcacggtttagaaggcacaattaaacttgcgtgcgtttccataatagacaaggtttaaggcacgaaagcaattactcctattaattagtactagtactactcatgcatgcgccctTCCAATTTGCTGATCACACAATAGTACTAGTATTTtttcagttgattaggcgcattaacatttacacctgctacatctcacaaccaatcgatgactaCCTCGGTTCCAGAGATTTTgcaagcgtgccttctaaaccgtgacggagggagtactagtttatgatactatgcattatgaagatagtatcataatatgatactagtatatgatattcCTCATTATGAGTAGCCATAATATGATACCACATCCTTTCTTTCCTCATTCAatggtgtgccacatcatcaaataAAAATAGTAAACATGCATGATACTGCTCATGACACTCTTATTATAACCAGCCTCATAATATGAGTAACTAGCTAAGTTTTTTTTCCATTAATTAGTTGTcatattatattatttttagatgaCATTTAATATTGTTACCTACTCCcttcgtacctaaatataagtctcttaagatatttcattaggtgtctacatacgaagcaaaatgagtgaatctatactctaaagtatgtctatatacatccgtatgtggtcCATTAGGGAAATTCCTGGAaagacttaggccctgtttggtttcaataagtcaggtgacttataaccagtgacttataagtcacgcatgtttggttgtcatctgacCTATAAGTCATCTTTCCATGTAAAagtgggtgacttataagttttaagttggggtggagcaacttaggccctgtttggttccaaataagtcaccaacttataagttaaaaagtgcaaaaagtgacttattttgccaaacaggcccaacttataagtcaccccaacttataagtcataagttgctccacccgaacttaaaacttataagtcacccactTTTAGGTGGGTCCCACCACTTTTTCAGCATCAGGTCCCATCCCGAGCTCACCACGCACCCCAGGACTCGCCCACCGCGCACCCCATCCCTCCCCACCGCGCACCCCAggtctcgccgccgccgccctccatcGCGAGCTCGCCCCCGCCGGAATCCTTCCGATCCAGCACGCCGCCGCCCGGATCCGCTCGCCTCCGCCTGGATCCGCTCGCCTCCTCCGCTCGCCGCCCGGTCTCCACCATGGCCGGTAGGAGCTTCGCCGCCCGGCGACTGGAGGCCTGGGCGCGGCGACTGGAGCCCTGGGCGCGGCGACTGGATGCCTGGGCGCGGCGACTAGAGGCCCGAGGCGGCGGCGTTTCCTGCCCTGTCGGCGTTCTGCAGTCCCAGGAGGCCCCTCCCCGTCGACGCAGCGGCAAGCATGTGGTGGCCACGACTGGAAGCGAAGAATGGCAGAAAAAACAGGATGGAAAGGTGTggtcaggtgacttataagtcaagtgacaaccaaacaggcgtgacttataagtcactggttttaagtcacGTAACTTATTGGAACCAAACAGGGTCTTATGGcttataagttggggtgacttataagttgggtctgTTTGGCAAAATAATTCACTTTTTACATTTTTTAATTTATAAGTTGATGACTTATTTGAAACCAAACAtgaccttatatttaggaacggacggAGTATCTACTTTCAGTGCCGATAGCGAAGGCGAAGTCACCTCTCACGTCACAGAGGATCGGCTCCAGCCAACCCGCCCAAGGCTCGAGGCGGCTAATGCGAACCTGCCGCGTTGGTGGCTGCACCTGCACGTTATAAATCACGCACCCTGTCTCTCCCCTCTTCCCCAGTCTCTCTCTACCCACACCAACCCCATCCCTAATCAACTCACCCAACCACGACCAGAAACTCAAATCGAATACCGAGAAGGAAATCGAATCGAAGCTCTCTTTTCCCTCCTCCTACTACCTGTTCGCCGCCGTCGGAGACCTCGGCCGATAAGCCTCCAACGGGTAAGAGCCATCACCGCCCCTGATTTCGTTCCAGCACCTTGGAGGCTGCAGGGCTCGAGATCGAAGCGCGAAGAATCGCTGATTTGTCGTTTTCAGATCTCGCGCGTCTTTTAGACCGGAATTTGAATATTTTGGTTCTAGATGTTGACGTACGGTCGCTGATTTGGCGCTCTCCGTGGTTGATTAGCAGATTGATTGAGTCCTTGTGTTGGAGGGGAGCATCGGCATGGCTTCGATTGCGCCGCCGTCTTCCTCCGTCGCAGCACTTCGCCGCCAACCGTAAGCTCTCCGCCTACGCAGCCCCTTACCACCCTCTGCTCGTCTTGCGCTGGCCACACCTCTtgattgctttgctttgctttgttgGTACTGTGCACATAGGAATCGACGCTTTTTGTAGTACGTTTCAACGATAGCTCCCACCAATGTTCTACTGGTTTTTTGTCAGCGTCTCTTTAGTGTAGAAGTGATGAACAGTTAAGTAACTCTGTTGTAAGATGACAAGAATAATGCCCCGTTTCAAGAcatgaaaataaaataataaccttCACAGCTCTAGAACTGAACTAGAGAGGCATGACCATAACTTTTTGAAGTTGTCTTTTAAACCTAATTGATTGAATGAGTGAGACTGATTTGCAGGGTTTTTTTCCACCTGTTTGTACGAATGCAGGGTGCAGTTCTTGAGAGGTAGTGACGTTTCCAAGCAGGCAAAGGGATCAGTCTCTTATTCTTTTCTCACAAATTCGAGAAATGCCAACATAAAGTCGGTGGGCTTGAAGGTAGCAGTATCCTTAAAAAAGAGTAGTGGATTTCCAGCTGATTGTAGCTCGGAAAATGATGACATGCTGTTGCTAAAGAGCACTTCTGTGCGAGCCCAGGACCATCCAACCACAAACTCTGTTATTCCTGTGGATTCCGTTGTTGCAGCAGAAATCATATCTACTGATCTGTCATGTGTCGTGGACACACTGTCAAATGAAGAAGACGATGCTGAACTTGATCTGGATAGCCCTACCGAGGGCTTCTCATCTATTTCAGAGGCTATTGAGGACATTCGACAAGGAAAAGTTAGTATGCCTTGCAATTCTTTGTTTGATGGCTTATTTGTTATTGTTGATCTTTCTAACAAGTTCTGTTACTGCTACATGGTATTTTCCTGACACTGGATGCCTCTTGTAGCTTGTGATTGTCGTTGATGACGAATCAAGAGAAAATGAAGGTGATCTTATATTGGCTGCTTCTTTGGTTACCCCAGAGGCTATGGCTTTCATAGTAAGGCATAGCACAGGAATTGTATGTGTTAGCATGAAAGAAGATGACCTGGAAAGATTGAACCTTCCTTTGATGGTTTCAAcaaaggagaatgaggagaagctATGCACTGCTTTCACCATTACTGTGGTATGCTACTATTGTTATTCATATTGAAGCATTATATTATGTAGTTATGGTGTTATATGGGCAACAATTTCTCTGTTGTTTGTCAAAAGTATGGATATGGCATGCTTGTTCTCTCTACCATTTCTTTTCCTCTTCAGAAGCAGAAATGCACAGATATGGAGGTCTGTGGTACAAGCACAGATCAGTTTGACGAGCTCAACTTTTTGGCACCTTTCGGTGTGTCGGTGCTGTCGTTGCAAAATTGTCCTTCCCTGttatcctcctcctttttcttggaGTCTTATAGACCAAATACTGTCTGATCTATATCATATGCAACTTCTAACCAAAAGTCTAAAACAGTTTTTTATCTTATTAATTTTCTAAACTGATGAAACACATATAGCTTACTAATTTTGTCATTTCATACTGGAAAATAAATCAAACTAGGTGTTAGTTGTTCCCAACAAACATCTTTGTGATATAAATTTTCTATTAAGGTACAATTTATCTACTTTGATGTGTAGGATGCTAAAGAAGGCACAACGACTGGGGTATCTGCAAAGGATAGGGCAAAGACAGTCATGACTCTTGCATCTCCTCACTCAAAGCCTGAAGATTTCAATCGGCCAGGCCATATTTTTCCTCTGAAGTACAGAGATGGGGGTGTTCTCAAACGAGCTGGACACACTG
This genomic stretch from Hordeum vulgare subsp. vulgare chromosome 6H, MorexV3_pseudomolecules_assembly, whole genome shotgun sequence harbors:
- the LOC123401666 gene encoding probable bifunctional riboflavin biosynthesis protein RIBA 2, chloroplastic, whose protein sequence is MASIAPPSSSVAALRRQPVQFLRGSDVSKQAKGSVSYSFLTNSRNANIKSVGLKVAVSLKKSSGFPADCSSENDDMLLLKSTSVRAQDHPTTNSVIPVDSVVAAEIISTDLSCVVDTLSNEEDDAELDLDSPTEGFSSISEAIEDIRQGKLVIVVDDESRENEGDLILAASLVTPEAMAFIVRHSTGIVCVSMKEDDLERLNLPLMVSTKENEEKLCTAFTITVDAKEGTTTGVSAKDRAKTVMTLASPHSKPEDFNRPGHIFPLKYRDGGVLKRAGHTEASVDLAVLAGLPPVGVLCEIVDEDGSMARLPKLRVFAEKENLKIVSIADLIRYRRKRDRLIERASVARLPLRWGNVHAYCYRSVIDGIEHIAMVKGEIGDGQDILVRVHSECLTGDIFGSARCDCGDQLAMSMERIEKAGRGVLVYLRGHEGRGIGLGHKLRAYNLQDDGRDTVEANEELGLPVDSREYGIGAQILRDLGVRSMKLMTNNPAKYVGLKGYGLSIVGRVPLVTPITTENRRYLETKRTKMGHVYSN